From Columba livia isolate bColLiv1 breed racing homer chromosome 5, bColLiv1.pat.W.v2, whole genome shotgun sequence, one genomic window encodes:
- the FADD gene encoding FAS-associated death domain protein, protein MDPFLSLLHSFSSSLLEPELASLKFLCREKIGKRKLESVQSGVELFGILLEQQLIAKDRLDFLEGLLRDIKREDLISQLKQFVEDGEVTDPADQPDVHERRLQKAAIEVICENVGKNWRMLVRKLGVSEVKMERIIAAYPCDLREQLFQSLREWQKWKGKDAKVTDLIKALRGCHMNLVADKVEEAILLLNTGAS, encoded by the exons ATGGATCCCTTCCTGAGCCTGCTGCATTCCTTCTCCTCGAGCCTGCTGGAGCCCGAGCTGGCGTCCCTCAAGTTCCTTTGCCGGGAGAAGATCGGGAAGAGGAAGCTGGAGTCGGTGCAGAGCGGTGTGGAGCTGTTCGGcatcctgctggagcagcagctcatcGCCAAGGACCGCCTGGACTTCCTCGAAGGTTTGCTCCGGGACATCAAACGAGAGGATTTGATCTCGCAGCTGAAGCAATTCGTTGAGGACGGGGAGGTCACTGACCCTGCTGACCAGCCAGATGTGCATGAACGAC GTCTGCAGAAGGCAGCTATTGAGGTCATATGTGAAAACGTTGGGAAAAACTGGAGAATGCTGGTGCGGAAACTTGGTGTTTCTGAAGTGAAAATGGAGAGGATAATAGCAGCTTATCCGTGTGACTTGCGCGAGCAGCTGTTTCAGTCACTTCGGGAGTGGCAGAAGTGGAAGGGAAAAGACGCCAAGGTGACTGACTTGATAAAAGCCCTTCGGGGCTGTCACATGAATTTGGTGGCCGACAAAGTTGAGGAGGCGATCTTGCTGCTGAACACCGGAGCCAGCTGA